In Phoenix dactylifera cultivar Barhee BC4 chromosome 11, palm_55x_up_171113_PBpolish2nd_filt_p, whole genome shotgun sequence, the following are encoded in one genomic region:
- the LOC103706795 gene encoding E3 ubiquitin ligase BIG BROTHER-related, with protein MEDSKESGAGDKIAEESPSPNPPLPAEGEAGPAVGVAPPPAMPPSRMPFTSLSQVDADLALARALQEQERAYMMLRMNGGHGSDFESSDAGSYEYEDGDEPEHPIDEGGSAEGSDYGEDAFDANDRSVDPAEFESDEAFARALQNAEEAEVAVRLMALSGLNDWAVEDHEDHDSHSQDAWEEVDPDDYSYEELVALGEVVGTENRGLSADTIASLPSVNYKAGSAQDGNTDQCVICRLEYEDGESLVMLSCKHTYHSECINKWLLINKVCPVCSTEVSTSGTKQE; from the exons atggaggactcgaaggagaGCGGCGCTGGAGATAAGATTGCCGAGGAAAGCCCTAGCCCCAACCCTCCGCTGCCGGCGGAGGGGGAGGCCGGGCCTGCCGTGGGGGTGGCGCCGCCTCCCGCGATGCCGCCCTCCCGGATGCCGTTCACCAGCCTCAGCCAGGTGGACGCCGACCTCGCCCTCGCCCGCGCCCTCCAAGAGCAG GAGCGGGCGTACATGATGCTGCGGATGAACGGTGGCCATGGAAGCGATTTCGAGAGTTCCGACGCTGGGAGCTACGAGTATGAGGACGGAGACGAACCGGAACACCCGATCGACGAGGGGGGGAGCGCCGAGGGGAGCGATTACGGCGAGGATGCGTTCGATGCCAACGATCGGTCTGTCGATCCTGCCGAATTTGAGAGCGACGAGGCCTTTGCGAGGGCGCTGCAGAATGCCGAGGAAGCAGAGGTGGCCGTCCGGTTGATGGCCCTTTCCGGATTGAATGATT GGGCTGTAGAGGACCACGAGGACCATGACAGTCACTCTCAG GATGCTTGGGAAGAGGTTGATCCAGATGACTATTCTTATGAG GAACTAGTTGCATTGGGTGAGGTAGTTGGAACTGAGAACAGAGGCCTCTCTGCTGACACAATAGCCTCTCTGCCTTCAGTCAACTACAAGGCAGGAAGTGCGCAAGATGGCAACACTGATCA atgTGTTATTTGTCGGCTGGAGTATGAGGATGGTGAATCTCTAGTTATGCTTTCATGCAAGCACACATATCATTCTGAGTGTATAAACAAGTGGCTTCTAATAAACAAG GTATGTCCAGTCTGCAGCACCGAGGTTTCTACCTCCGGAACTAAGCAGGAATGA
- the LOC103706794 gene encoding RNA demethylase ALKBH10B-like, with protein sequence MAGQSGNAMISEKMQFPVGGGGGGSDLQPHQRLWFPDERDGFISWIRAEFAASNAIIDSLIHHLRVIGEPGEYDAVVGFIQQRRCSWNPVLHLQQYFSVAEVAYSLQQVAWRKQQRRFAQPKVAGKEFRKPAFGYRHKFESARENRSSSASSAGLDAEGKGEDKLGKEGEDKLGKEEDDRRKGEAQLPDGNCSVVAAEEGLEKNCSSMTDCQKKDGEKSLGDECVKLAPAVPNDCQTLQTKENCNSMLLWSGEGTMPNQDEKQQPIANPKVFVSNEMYDGKMVNVVEGLKLYEELFDHMDITKLGSLANDLRAAGHRGEFQGQTFVVSKRPVKGHGREMIQLGLPIIEGSLEDENSAGTSRDWKVEAVPSLLQDILDCIVLKVLTVKPDYCIIDFFNEGDHSHPHMWPPWYGRPVCSLFLTECDIVFGQVVGGDRGDYRGSLKLSLSAGSLLVMQGKSADLAKHAIPSLCKQRVLLTFGKSQPKKTFPSEGMHFPSSGAPPPSHWVTSSGRPPKHYGVNPTSGVLPAPAICHQHLPSNGIQQLFIAPAPVPPAAVPYPAPLPPASAGWTVAAPQMHTSPRFPIPGTGVFLPPPGSDQPPPSSHQLSVVPIHTETSTPLLACLAPENENEVEKPNCNSSASPKKITDGVGPRMECNGSLTVGAGVGGSKEEHQAVSAKKVGKGWSAKFCSLSTSMKG encoded by the exons ATGGCAGGGCAATCGGGCAATGCTATGATTTCCGAGAAGATGCAGTTTCCggtcggcggcggcggtggcggcagCGACCTGCAGCCGCACCAGCGGCTGTGGTTCCCGGATGAGCGGGATGGATTCATCTCGTGGATACGGGCGGAGTTCGCGGCGTCCAACGCCATTATCGACTCGCTGATACATCACCTTCGGGTCATCGGCGAACCTGGGGAGTACGATGCCGTGGTTGGGTTCATCCAGCAGCGGCGCTGCAGCTGGAACCCAGTCCTCCACCTTCAGCAGTACTTCTCGGTCGCCGAGGTCGCGTACAGTCTGCAGCAGGTCGCCTGGAGGAAGCAGCAGAGGCGCTTTGCCCAGCCGAAGGTGGCGGGGAAAGAATTCAGGAAGCCTGCGTTTGGTTACAGACACAAGTTTGAGAGCGCGAGGGAGAATCGCAGCAGCTCAGCTTCATCTGCTGGTTTGGACGCagaggggaagggggaggaTAAGTTAGGAAAAGAGGGGGAGGATAAgttaggaaaagaagaagatgacagGCGAAAGGGCGAAGCCCAACTTCCAGACGGCAATTGCTCTGTAGTTGCAGCGGAGGAGG GGTTGGAAAAGAATTGTAGTTCCATGACAGATTGCcaaaagaaagatggagaaaaGTCGCTTGGAGATGAGTGTGTTAAGTTGGCGCCTGCAGTCCCTAATGATTGCCAGACTTTGCAGACTAAAG AGAATTGCAACAGCATGCTTCTCTGGAGTGGTGAAGGTACAATGCCAAATCAAGATGAGAAACAGCAACCTATTGCCAACCCCAAAGTTTTTGTTAGTAATGAAATGTACGATGGAAAAATG GTCAATGTTGTTGAAGGACTCAAGCTTTATGAAGAGTTATTTGACCACATGGATATTACAAAACTTGGTTCATTGGCAAATGACTTGAGAGCTGCTGGTCATCGGGGAGAGTTTCAAG GGCAGACATTTGTGGTTTCGAAGAGACCTGTGAAAGGGCATGGAAGGGAAATGATTCAACTGGGCTTACCCATTATTGAAGGATCTCTAGAGGATGAAAATTCTGCTGGGACTTCTAGAG ACTGGAAGGTGGAAGCAGTTCCTAGCTTGCTGCAAGATATTCTTGATTGCATTGTACTGAAAGTTTTGACCGTCAAGCCTGATTATTGCATTATCGATTTCTTTAATGAG GGCGATCATTCACACCCTCACATGTGGCCACCTTGGTATGGCAGGCCTGTTTGTAGTTTATTCTTGACAGAATGTGACATTGTCTTTGGACAAGTAGTTGGAGGAGACCGTGGGGATTACAGAGGTTCTCTTAAGCTTTCTCTCTCAGCAGG ATCCCTCCTGGTGATGCAAGGCAAAAGCGCAGATCTAGCCAAGCATGCCATTCCCTCCCTCTGCAAGCAGCGTGTCCTTCTAACCTTTGGAAAATCGCAGCCAAAGAAGACCTTTCCATCTGAAGGTATGCACTTCCCTTCCTCCGGTGCACCTCCACCCTCACATTGGGTCACATCATCAGGTAGGCCCCCTAAGCATTACGGAGTGAACCCCACTAGTGGTGTCCTACCGGCCCCTGCCATCTGTCACCAACACTTGCCTTCCAATGGAATACAGCAGCTGTTTATCGCGCCTGCTCCAGTGCCCCCTGCAGCTGTCCCCTACCCTGCGCCACTGCCTCCTGCATCTGCTGGATGGACAGTGGCTGCACCTCAAATGCACACTTCTCCTCGATTCCCTATTCCTGGTACCGGAGTCTTTCTCCCCCCACCTGGCTCAGACCAGCCTCCCCCATCATCACACCAGCTCTCAGTAGTGCCAATTCACACAGAAACTAGCACTCCTCTGCTCGCTTGTTTGGCACCTGAGAATGAGAATGAGGTGGAGAAACCGAACTGTAATAGCAGTGCTTCTCCTAAGAAAATAACAGATGGAGTAGGACCAAGAATGGAGTGCAATGGCAGCTTGACTGTTGGTGCTGGTGTTGGTGGAAGTAAGGAAGAACATCAGGCTGTTAGTGCTAAGAAGGTAGGAAAAGGATGGAGTGCCAAATTCTGTTCTCTAAGTACTAGCATGAAGGGATAA
- the LOC103706833 gene encoding receptor protein kinase TMK1-like gives MEKKARFPCHRHLLVLVVTAVLFSAADLAAAQLAAGDAAAMRTLAKSLDPASKLGWLDSSDPCDHWVGVRCSGDRVVAIQVGNRGLSGVLPPDIRNLTALTRLELMSNRLSGPIPSLTGLATLETLFLANNNFSSIPGDFFSGLYSLTNVYLDNNPFAGWSIPPSLRDASGLLNFSANIANLTGTIPDFLADGFPSFYHLALAYNYLEGPLPSAFSGFSLSSLWLNNQKGSRRLSGSIDVIRNMTNLKRLQLQSNSFSGPIPDLSRLENLHDLNLRDNKLTGPVPSSLTSLKSLENVILTNNLLQGPVPVFPKTMKKVDLDPRTERFCVDEVGVDCDPRVNVLLSIAESFGYPIYLADNWRGNDPCQGFTGITCDPSGNITLVVLQNLGLNGTISQGFQLLPKLQKLLLSGNNLTGTIPSELTNLKYLQVLDVSRNALWGNVPRFGGNVSVNTDGNPDIGRDGPPPPNSGYADDGGRKKSTAVMVGSIVAVLYGVLLAGILLGFCYCKRRKQSKLQRANNIVIHHQHSGSDMKLLKATIASNESSANRLKSIEPDIAEPGSMAVSMQLLREVTNNFSEDNILGCGGFGTVYKGELHDGSMIAVKRMETRATGSKGLHQFKSEISVLTNVRHRHLVSLLGYCLEENERILIYEYMSQGELSRHLFDWMKAGLKPLEWKRRLTIALDVARGVEYLHNLANRCFIHRDLKPSNILLGDNMRAKVADFGLVRLVQEGNQSIETRLAGTFGYLDPEYAVMGRLTTKADVFSFGVILMELITGRKAIDRDLPEESMHLVTWFRRMHLDEETFEKTVDPNIIFDEETFKSIKTVADLSCYCTVRDPYRRPDMGYAVNVLSSLAGIWKPTDVELEDGYGIGLEVRSPQVFRKWLESTDGSQMDGTASSSYIPSTDTYQGSIHTRSPDFTESFTSVDSR, from the exons ATGGAGAAGAAGGCCCGTTTTCCCTGCCACCGGCACCTCCTCGTTCTCGTCGTCACCGCCGTCCTCTTCTCCGCCGCGGACCTGGCGGCGGCCCAGCTTGCCGCCGGCGACGCGGCCGCAATGAGGACCCTCGCTAAGTCCCTCGATCCAGCCAGCAAGCTTGGCTGGTTGGACTCCTCCGACCCCTGCGATCACTGGGTCGGCGTCCGTTGCTCCGGAGACCGCGTCGTCGCCATCCAAGTCGGCAACCGAGGCCTCTCCGGCGTCCTCCCGCCGGACATCCGCAACCTCACCGCCCTCACCCGCCTCGAGCTCATGAGCAACCGCCTCTCCGGTCCCATCCCCTCCCTCACCGGCCTCGCGACCCTCGAGACCCTCTTCCTCGCCAACAACAACTTCTCCTCCATCCCCGGAGACTTCTTCTCCGGCCTCTACTCCCTTACCAACGTCTACCTCGACAACAACCCTTTCGCCGGCTGGAGCATCCCACCGTCCCTCCGCGACGCCTCCGGCCTCCTCAACTTCTCCGCCAACATTGCCAACCTCACCGGCACCATCCCGGACTTCCTCGCCGACGGCTTCCCCAGTTTCTACCACCTCGCCCTCGCCTACAATTACCTCGAAGGCCCGCTCCCCTCCGCCTTCTCCGGCTTCTCGCTGAGCTCCCTCTGGCTCAACAACCAGAAGGGAAGCCGCCGTCTCTCCGGCAGCATCGACGTCATCCGGAACATGACCAACCTCAAGCGGCTCCAGCTGCAATCCAATTCCTTCTCCGGCCCGATACCCGACCTCTCCCGCCTCGAAAACCTTCATGACTTGAATCTTCGCGATAACAAGCTAACCGGCCCCGTGCCGAGCTCGCTGACTTCGCTCAAGTCTCTTGAGAACGTTATATTGACCAATAATCTCCTGCAGGGGCCGGTGCCCGTGTTCCCGAAGACAATGAAGAAGGTGGACCTCGACCCACGTACAGAGAGATTCTGCGTTGACGAAGTCGGCGTCGACTGCGATCCCCGGGTGAATGTGCTGCTCTCCATTGCCGAGTCCTTTGGCTATCCTATTTACCTTGCCGACAATTGGAGAGGGAATGATCCCTGCCAAGGTTTCACGGGGATTACGTGCGATCCCAGTGGCAACATCACCCTCGTCGTCTTGCAGAACTTGGGCCTCAACGGTACCATCTCGCAGGGCTTCCAGTTGCTGCCTAAGCTGCAGAAGCTGCTTCTCTCTGGTAATAATCTCACTGGCACTATCCCATCAGAGCTTACTAATCTGAAGTATCTCCAGGTATTGGATGTGTCTCGCAATGCACTCTGGGGGAATGTTCCAAGGTTTGGTGGGAATGTTTCGGTGAACACGGATGGGAATCCGGATATTGGAAGAGATGGTCCTCCACCTCCAAATTCTGGCTATGCTGATGACGGTGGAAGGAAGAAGTCCACAGCAGTCATGGTGGGCTCTATCGTTGCTGTGCTCTATGGTGTTCTCCTGGCTGGCATTTTGCTGGGTTTCTGCTATTGCAAGAGAAGGAAGCAGAGTAAACTTCAGAGGGCTAACAATATAGTGATACACCATCAGCATTCTGGTTCTGATATGAAGCTGTTGAAGGCTACAATTGCAAGCAATGAGAGCAGTGCAAACAGGCTCAAGAGCATTGAACCCGATATAGCTGAGCCAGGGAGCATGGCTGTTTCGATGCAATTACTTCGGGAGGTGACGAATAACTTCAGCGAGGATAATATCTTGGGCTGTGGGGGGTTTGGGACAGTTTATAAGGGGGAGCTCCATGATGGCTCCATGATTGCAGTGAAGCGAATGGAGACCAGGGCGACGGGTTCGAAGGGTTTGCATCAGTTTAAGTCAGAGATTTCGGTCCTCACCAACGTCCGGCATCGGCATCTGGTGTCCCTCCTTGGCtactgcttggaagaaaatgagAGGATTCTGATTTATGAGTACATGTCTCAGGGTGAACTCAGTCGCCATCTTTTTGATTGGATGAAAGCAGGATTGAAGCCACTGGAATGGAAAAGGAGACTGACCATTGCATTGGATGTAGCCCGTGGTGTAGAGTATCTACACAATCTGGCTAATCGATGTTTCATACACAGGGATCTGAAGCCCTCTAATATTCTGCTTGGAGATAATATGAGAGCTAAGGTTGCTGATTTTGGATTAGTTCGGCTTGTGCAAGAAGGGAACCAGTCTATTGAAACTAGGCTTGCTGGAACCTTTGGGTACCTTGATCCAGAGTATGCAG TGATGGGGCGTCTGACCACCAAAGCCGATGTCTTTAGCTTCGGAGTGATACTCATGGAGCTGATCACTGGTAGGAAAGCAATCGACAGAGACCTGCCGGAGGAGAGCATGCACTTGGTGACTTGGTTTCGGAGGATGCACCTCGATGAGGAGACCTTCGAGAAGACCGTTGACCccaatatcatttttgatgaggaGACCTTCAAGAGCATAAAGACAGTTGCTGATTTGTCTTGCTATTGCACTGTAAGGGATCCCTACCGGAGGCCAGACATGGGGTATGCTGTCAATGTCCTGTCATCACTTGCTGGAATTTGGAAGCCAACTGATGTTGAATTGGAGGATGGTTATGGTATTGGCCTTGAAGTTCGATCACCGCAGGTGTTTAGGAAGTGGCTGGAATCCACGGACGGTAGCCAAATGGATGGCACTGCATCGTCATCGTATATTCCTAGCACGGACACCTACCAGGGCAGCATTCATACAAGATCCCCAGACTTTACTGAATCTTTCACCTCAGTAGATTCAAGATAG